ATGAATAAAACATATTGTTTTCAAGACATGTAATATTCATTGGAAAACATCATTTATTTACTTTCGTGGGTAATAATTAATTTTTATGCCTAAAATACTTGTTACAGGTGGAGCTGGATATATTGGTAGTCACACAATTATAGAACTACTCAACTCTGGATATGATATTTTATCTGTGGATAATTATAGCAACTCATCAGAGTCTACCTACAATCGAATAAAAGACATTACAAGAACAGAAATTCTTTTTGAGCAATTGGACTTATCGAATCAATTAGATACTGATGTTTTTTTTGAAAAACACACAGACATTGATGGTATTATTCATTTTGCTGCATTAAAGTCCGTTCCGGACTCAGTAGAAAGACCTATTGAGTATTATAGAAATAACAATGATAGTTTGCTTAATGTTTTAGAGCAAGTTCAAAAGCACTCCATTAAGGCTACGATTTTTTCTTCTTCGTGTTCAGTTTATGGAAATCTCAGATCGGATCAACTACCTGTAGTTGAAACTACAAGTTGGAATGAAGCCGAATGCCCGTACGCAAACACTAAACAAATGGGGGAAGATTTTATTCGAAACTTTTCTAAAATCTGTAAGCAAAACTTCATTGCACTTCGCTATTTTAACCCTGTCGGTGCGCACATTAGTGGATTAAACGGTGAAATGCCTTCAAAAGTTGTAAACAACCTAGCTCCAATAATCACTCAAGCTGCCGCTGGATTAAGAGACCAGCTAACGGTTTTTGGAGACGATTACAATACCAGAGATGGCTCCTGTATTCGTGATTATATCCATGTAAGCGATATTGCCAAAGCGCATGTTAAGGCTATAGATTTGGCACTGTCAAATCGTATGGAAAATAATTTTGACGTCATTAATCTCGGATCGGGGAATGGTATAACGGTATTCGAGGCTATTCAAGCTTTTGAAAATACCACAGGGATTAAAGTACCATATCAAATAGGGTCCAGAAGACCAGGCGATGTTGAAGCCATTTTTAGTGATTGTACCAAAGCTGAAAGTACATTGAATTGGAAATGTCAATATGATATTAATGACATGATGAAATCTGCCTGGAAATGGCAACAATATCTTATTCAGCAAAACTTAATAGCCTAACTCATACTATGAGTGATGGTATGGTTCTCCTTTGATTATAGTATAGCTTCTATATACCTGCTCTAAGATAAAAACGCGTATCAACTGATGGGGAAAGGTTAATTTCGATATTGCCAATTTCCCGTTAGCTCTAGCATATAATTCTTCACTAAATCCATAAGCTCCACCAACCACAAAAACAAGATTTTTAAGTCCTGAGTTCATTTTCTTCTTGAAGAAAGAGCTCAGCTGCACAGAAGTCATTTCTTTACCTTTCTCATCAAACAAGATTAATTCATCATCATTATTTAACTTACTTAAAATTGATTTACCTTCAATCTTTTTCAGTTCATCAGCGGAAACTTTACCTCTATTTTTGTAATCCGGTAATTCCACCCAATCTACCTGAATATATCTTCGTAACCTTTTTCGGTACTCATCCATCAATATCGTTAACTCTCTGGACTGCGTTTTACCTACTACAATAATGGTTATTCTCATTTTTTCAAAGTCTAAAGACGACCAAAACTAATTTAACCAAAATTACTGGCATAGTTTTAGCTTAATGAGTTATCGTAAAAAAATTGTTGAACTAATCATCAAATCACTTAATTTTGGCTGTGATATTTTCTTCTATATGAAAAAAATAAAATATACTCTAACTTTTGGCTTACTGTTTGTCTTCCTTTGTTCCTTTACTGGAATAACTGAAGATGTGGCTGCAGCGCTTAAAAGTGGGAATGCTTTTAAACTTTCAAAGTTTTTTCAGGAAAAAGTGGATTTAACCATTTTGGATGAAAGTGATCTCATCAGTAAACTTGAAGCTGAACAGAAGCTTTATGCCTTTTTCCGTGAAAACCAACCTTCAAACTTTGAAATTCTGCACCAGGGTGAATCTAAATCCGGTTT
This genomic interval from bacterium SCSIO 12643 contains the following:
- the galE gene encoding UDP-glucose 4-epimerase GalE; the encoded protein is MPKILVTGGAGYIGSHTIIELLNSGYDILSVDNYSNSSESTYNRIKDITRTEILFEQLDLSNQLDTDVFFEKHTDIDGIIHFAALKSVPDSVERPIEYYRNNNDSLLNVLEQVQKHSIKATIFSSSCSVYGNLRSDQLPVVETTSWNEAECPYANTKQMGEDFIRNFSKICKQNFIALRYFNPVGAHISGLNGEMPSKVVNNLAPIITQAAAGLRDQLTVFGDDYNTRDGSCIRDYIHVSDIAKAHVKAIDLALSNRMENNFDVINLGSGNGITVFEAIQAFENTTGIKVPYQIGSRRPGDVEAIFSDCTKAESTLNWKCQYDINDMMKSAWKWQQYLIQQNLIA
- a CDS encoding 23S rRNA (pseudouridine(1915)-N(3))-methyltransferase RlmH, whose translation is MRITIIVVGKTQSRELTILMDEYRKRLRRYIQVDWVELPDYKNRGKVSADELKKIEGKSILSKLNNDDELILFDEKGKEMTSVQLSSFFKKKMNSGLKNLVFVVGGAYGFSEELYARANGKLAISKLTFPHQLIRVFILEQVYRSYTIIKGEPYHHS
- a CDS encoding DUF4783 domain-containing protein; the protein is MKKIKYTLTFGLLFVFLCSFTGITEDVAAALKSGNAFKLSKFFQEKVDLTILDESDLISKLEAEQKLYAFFRENQPSNFEILHQGESKSGLEYTIGKLVTDNGNYRVSFYIKKTSNSEFIQQIIIDTE